The following are encoded in a window of Deinococcus sp. YIM 134068 genomic DNA:
- a CDS encoding helix-turn-helix domain-containing protein, translating to MTLRFSLDTFLREHGLTAYRLVKETEGLVARGSVFAMARGESVKRVDLENLEHIMAALGALTGKTVQVGDLIAGSVEPAQVRRSAADVPYTDDEETNEVLNDHPDILERLSRYNDRKVPS from the coding sequence ATGACGTTGAGATTCTCCCTGGACACCTTCCTACGCGAACACGGCCTGACGGCCTACCGGCTCGTGAAGGAAACCGAAGGTCTAGTCGCACGGGGCAGCGTGTTTGCAATGGCTCGCGGCGAAAGCGTGAAGCGCGTCGACTTGGAGAATCTGGAACACATCATGGCTGCGCTCGGAGCGCTGACCGGTAAGACCGTGCAGGTCGGCGACCTGATCGCCGGCAGTGTTGAGCCCGCCCAGGTGCGCCGCAGCGCTGCCGATGTTCCCTACACCGACGACGAGGAGACCAATGAGGTCCTTAACGATCACCCCGACATCCTCGAGCGCCTGTCCCGTTACAACGACCGGAAGGTGCCCTCGTGA